One Candida dubliniensis CD36 chromosome 1, complete sequence genomic region harbors:
- a CDS encoding pab1p-dependent poly(a)-nuclease, putative (Similar to C. albicans PAN2;~Similar to S. cerevisiae PAN2): MDGWSEVLRIPSNVFATDNFNNPTTIANITSLQFDSVQNFIWCGDSKGYTRSFTGSFATNSLYGNLQLYPYTKFHTSDVNSNNPIKQILSHREGILSLSGNAISFNSRRGLTKVQVTSKTFDNNADKFDNLQAMTFNCNSFNDVVVGTDTSMMKFDLNKPNVLSSFDHQQGISLLNNSGKFLTIANSNGSLDIFDPISNTTVKTFSAHNGFISNLDVRGNYIATCGYSIKPKRYHHHQPAEYMVDPLVNIYDTRIMRAIAPVPFPAGASSVRFHPKLPNIIIIASPTGQMQFVDIFDQTNVYLYQADLSIPTNTTTNTNTKPKMSNLEISENGDFLVFNDSCDNMHLWSISPSSKDFVNFPQSIEQPDIIDSNIEIIDIDANVPLSIVGMPYYKELLLSNYPNDLRFVKETAKLPEPIDIELILENETQNGRKRFFPYDKLKYGPGNIYKPYQSLKENEQNNEISIPKFISERTTTTTTTSEVDHDKYIDDSIFQYKSSGKSNKVPNCYSRLQIQYSKFGIKDFDFSYYNKTKECCGLENHTDNSYINSLLQLYRFQSSIYNRVVGSLSQEWLPNDVTTIATNPEGSSILNELGYLFDMMFKAQSNNVKIYNLSQVLNHHPNAEKLLNNNELLNLNSQQVRDLVIEFNNFLLTNLHEDFQRQFDENFNLTELKYEIEIKGNGTSCPMYDKHQGSMFSLELITPPSNMLNKMSILINNPPHYQSNNNNSDNNSLGNIRRNLNILTYLEYSMNQFKTIPCQQHNHSYPHNLEIRTSIVHLPSVLTINVNLSNPEFKIINTFTQWLVPEFYAMKSKSGNGYSFKEIDSIPSPSLMTQESGKYKYELLGYVCEINHQADIVNGGHNLVAFVKVNNDSWYLFNDFLVMPIPEEEVFDLQPSWKKPIVIMYQRQTDQPQFNYLTTPSVFGNNYDDSILYRDHFAEGIRKGHQLEYKLLTQQESPIPGSLVAIDAEFVMLKPEELEIHYDGYKKLIKPKQLSLARISVLRENGIPFIDDYIVHTSKIYDYLTNFSGIEQDDLNLTLSKRENLVTLQTAYRKLWLLLNLGVIFVGHGLYNDFRTINLQVPEKQIRDTAVIYYKSDFKRQLSLKFLAYVMLKEKVQKGNHDSIEDANTALLLYKKYQNLYNKEDFESILNYIYSEGQQLRFKVPE; this comes from the coding sequence ATGGATGGATGGAGTGAAGTATTAAGAATACCGTCAAATGTATTTGCCACtgacaatttcaataaccCCACGACTATTGCCAATATAACATCACTACAATTTGATTCTGTacaaaatttcatttggtGTGGTGATTCAAAAGGTTATACTAGATCATTTACAGGATCATTTGCAACAAATTCTTTATATGGAAATTTACAACTTTATCCTTACACGAAATTTCATACTAGTGATGTGAATAGTAATAATCCTATAAAACAAATACTATCCCATCGAGAAGgaatattatcattactGGGAAATGCAATTAGTTTTAATAGTAGAAGAGGATTAACCAAAGTGCAAGTCACATCCAAaacatttgataataatgcaGATAAGTTTGACAATCTACAGGCAATGACATTCAATtgtaattcatttaatgatgttgttgttggaacAGATACATCAATGATGAAATTCGATTTGAATAAACCTAATgttttatcatcatttgaTCATCAACAGGggatttctttattaaataattcgGGAAAATTTTTAACTATAGCGAATAGTAATGGGTCATTAGATATATTTGACCCTATATCTAATACCACTGTGAAAACATTTAGTGCTCATAATGGAtttatttccaatttaGACGTTAGAGGTAATTATATTGCTACTTGTGGTTATTCAATCAAACCTAAACgatatcatcatcatcaacctGCAGAATATATGGTGGATCCATTGGTGAATATATATGATACAAGAATAATGAGAGCTATAGCACCAGTACCATTTCCTGCTGGTGCTTCATCAGTAAGATTTCATCCTAAATTAccaaatattataattattgcATCACCAACGGGACAAATGCAATTTGTGGATATTTTTGATCAAACGAAtgtttatttatatcaagCAGATTTATCAATACCTACAAACACCACAACCAATACCAATACCAAGCCCAAAATGTCTAATCTTGAAATAAGTGAAAATGGTGATTTCTTAGTGTTTAATGATAGTTGTGATAATATGCATTTATGGTCAATTAGTCCATCAAGTAAAGATTTTGTTAATTTCCCCCAGTCAATAGAACAACCAGATATTATTGACtccaatattgaaattattgatattgatgctAATGTGCCATTATCTATTGTTGGAATGCCATAttataaagaattattattatcaaattatcCTAATGATTTGAGATTTGTTAAAGAAACAGCAAAATTACCTGAACCTATAGATATAGAATTAATTTTAGAAAATGAAACTCAAAATGGTCGGAAACGGTTTTTCCCCtatgataaattaaagtATGGTCCAGGAAACATTTATAAACCTTATCAAtcattaaaagaaaatgaacaaaataatgaaatacTGATACCGAAATTTATTAGTGAAAgaacaaccaccaccaccaccactagCGAAGTTGATCatgataaatatattgatgataGTATTTTCCAATATAAATCTCTGgggaaatcaaataaagTACCAAATTGTTATTCAAGATtacaaattcaatattcgaaatttggaattaaagattttgatttcagttattataataaaactaaagaaTGTTGTGGATTAGAGAATCATACTGATAATTCATATATTAATTCTCTTTTACAATTGTATCGATTTCAATCGAGTATATATAATCGAGTTGTTGGATCATTATCACAAGAATGGTTACCTAATGATGTCACTACAATTGCCACTAATCCTGAAGGTTCTTCaatattaaatgaattaggatatttatttgatatGATGTTTAAAGctcaatcaaataatgttaaaatttataatttaagtcaagttttaaatcatcatccCAATGCGGAAAAACTacttaataataatgaattattaaatttaaattctcAACAAGTTCGAGATTTagtaattgaatttaataattttttattaactAATTTACATGAAGATTTCCAACGacaatttgatgaaaatttcaatttaaccgaattaaaatatgaaattgaaattaagGGGAATGGTACTTCATGTCCAATGTATGATAAACATCAAGGATCAATGTTTTCCTTAGAATTGATTACTCCACCCAGTAATATGTTGAATAAAATGAgtattttaattaataatcctcctcattatcaatcaaacaacaataatagcGATAACAATAGTCTTGGTAATATTAGAagaaatttaaatattttaacTTATTTGGAATATTCtatgaatcaatttaaaacaattccATGTCAACAACATAATCATTCATATCCTCATAATTTAGAAATTCGTACCAGTATTGTTCATTTACCATCAGTATTAACCATCAAtgttaatttatcaaatccagaatttaaaattataaatacttTTACTCAATGGTTAGTACCGGAATTTTATGCtatgaaatcaaaatctgGTAATGGATATtcatttaaagaaattgattctaTCCCATCTCCATCTTTGATGACACAAGAATCAGggaaatataaatatgaaCTTTTAGGGTATGTTTGtgaaataaatcatcaagCTGATATTGTTAATGGAGGTCATAATTTAGTAGCATTTGTTAAAGTTAATAATGATAGTTggtatttatttaatgattttttggttATGCCTATacctgaagaagaagtattTGATTTACAACCTTCATGGAAGAAACCAATTGTTATAATGTATCAAAGACAAACTGATCAACCACagtttaattatttaacCACTCCTTCTGTTTTTGGTAATAATTATGATGATCTGATATTATATAGAGATCATTTTGCTGAAGGGATTCGGAAAGGTCATCAATTggaatataaattattaactCAACAAGAATCACCAATTCCTGGTTCATTAGTTGCTATTGATGCTGAATTTGTCATGTTAAAACCtgaagaattagaaatCCATTATGATGgatataaaaaattgattaaaccaaaacaattatCATTAGCTAGAATATCAGTATTAAGAGAAAATGGAATCccatttattgatgattataTTGTTCATACTTCCAAAAtttatgattatttaacaaattttaGTGGTATTGAACAagatgatttaaatttaactTTAAGTAAACGAGAAAATCTTGTTACTTTACAAACGGCCTATAGGAAATTAtggttattattaaatttaggAGTAATATTTGTTGGTCATGGATTATATAATGATTTCCGAACTATTAATTTACAAGTTCcagaaaaacaaattcgAGATACAGCGgtgatttattataaatctGATTTTAAAAGACAATTaagtttgaaatttttagCTTATGTGAtgttaaaagaaaaagttcAAAAAGGGAATcatgattcaattgaagatgCTAATACAgcattattgttatataaaaaatatcaaaatttatataataaagaagattttgaactgatattgaattatatatattctgAAGGTCAACAATTGAGATTTAAAGTTCCAGAATAA
- a CDS encoding cell wall (manno)protein (precursor), putative (Similar to S. cerevisiae CCW12;~Similar to C. albicans CCW12), giving the protein MQFQTLLVVAGSLVASTLAVNATVTEHHTTEITITSCSDNKCATSVAPAVQSVNTVTIEGIVTEYTTYCPLTASEHEKASSSLAPVASTESVVTTTISGVHTSYTTYCPLSGSESATPGTVAAESSSSSEEVSYVDVTSTPVVESTTNVELTTTAQSTLFTSYANSTVSSSAAPAPPSNVTTFEGGAVGVASNQITVGFAALAGLAAILL; this is encoded by the coding sequence ATGCAATTCCAAACTTTATTAGTCGTCGCTGGTTCTTTAGTTGCCTCAACTTTAGCCGTTAATGCCACTGTCACTGAACATCATACTACTGAAATCACCATCACTTCATGTTCCGATAACAAATGTGCCACTAGTGTTGCTCCAGCTGTTCAATCTGTCAACACTGTCACTATTGAAGGTATTGTCACTGAATATACCACTTATTGTCCATTAACTGCTTCTGAACATGAAAAAGCTTCTTCATCACTTGCTCCAGTTGCTTCTACTGAATCAGTTgtcactactactattagCGGTGTTCACACTTCTTACACTACTTATTGTCCACTTTCTGGTTCTGAATCAGCTACTCCAGGTACTGTTGCTGCTGAATCTTCTTCTAGCAGTGAAGAAGTCAGTTATGTTGATGTCACTAGTACTCCAGTTGTTGAATCCACTACTAATGTTGAATTAACTACCACTGCTCAATCCACTTTATTCACTTCATATGCTAACTCTACTGTCTCATCTTCTGCTGCTCCTGCTCCTCCATCAAATGTTACTACTTTTGAAGGTGGTGCCGTTGGTGTTGCTTCTAACCAAATCACCGTTGGTTTTGCTGCTCTTGCTGGTTTAGCCGCCATCTTATTATaa
- a CDS encoding arginine metabolism regulation protein (II), putative (Similar to S. cerevisiae ARGR2;~Similar to C. albicans ARG81), which translates to MSSPSILSKNIEDKSPTTVTASPPLPTSTTRRSKTFTGCFTCRSRKIKCDLTKPQCEKCTRAGLICAGYDIKLRWSDPIQYIPTKTGNVKSQPIKFPNKDDEQLDENSNNNNNNNNSSSEFFQRRQVGFVKWDEPYETYEDMDSDLSILHGSGEDPIVKLSGETKLKGPFGVFKGEPPLRHKVISQESPLKFKKRKLNNSHNNSNSNSNSNSNVTVGDVTSNRSNTYSNVSSPSVNGHSFVTPASNLQPHAYNLESGMTHSDQPQDSQWISNELKDAALVTAAALDTQFLDLMFNFNNNVPTEDTGNTGNINTATTSTHTDTHNNSNNNNNNNNNNTHGTTLVDEFNNPDFLNLLFHKNSQLVITTPQPQVDTTPQLSHSNSNISLANILNQGSNTNNNDSIMNPTYYSNFSNFFYNNPYQSNENLEIDLHAKSTDHDDDEEEEEHDVDDHSNDSKLLQFIMKIVKNPTNLPFDLSLPSNHQQHQISIPINALQVQPLTRYLLNYYVTNVADLMTVIPLTESPWKTIYFPRALMALGELSALGKTSTAKNALLNALLAVSAFNLQSKFPKNSEPMRFYLNLGIALRNQASLFIKQLLHNNRNGHNHHRNNGIEYCINHEKYKDVLCAVLSMISVDLVWGTMQDTRIYITWCGKVIIAKMQNKKKLSTKASILHRIFSNLKLIQDSTCLDIDSINEDFETNYGIGIGYDVSGDKYVSHQKNDNNQDDNHGDDNHDDDDDDDDDDMVVDHNKVRKTRIDFIVNNTFTNKKQTSSFSSSSSSTTTTTTTSSSSLSTSKSKSSNTTSPSFVNKKLINTMKNDESFATDALYGLPYSLIVLFSETVELLRTKIYYRDNPKAAAKIATKLTHQEDFNNRIEDLNKKLKNWTLDWQLYEHQNKKTPTNNNDNDNDNNNDNSSEPQHEFSSENGQIIDNDKHEFDHKFYSPMHKATYHHIMSFYHGLVIYFNRLIKQISAINLQNHVRKTLQHLNAIQKLIDDKEANIIPLFWQGFIAGCEAISLDLQLAFKQWGADIAKYLGSYWGARQIMMEVWRRKRANEVRDDWISVIHDWEMNLMLA; encoded by the coding sequence ATGTCATCACCATCTATACTATCCAAAAATATAGAAGACAAGTCCCCGACAACTGTAACAGCCTCACCACCACTTCCTACCTCCACAACAAGACGTTCAAAGACATTTACTGGATGTTTCACATGTAGATCACGAAAGATAAAATGTGATTTAACTAAACCACAATGTGAGAAATGTACCCGAGCCGGTTTAATATGTGCTGGATATGATATTAAACTTCGATGGTCCGACCCTATTCAATATATACCAACGAAAACTGGCAATGTAAAAAGTCAACCAATTAAGTTTCCCaataaagatgatgaaCAACTCGATGAAAAtagtaacaacaacaataataataataatagttcTTCTGAATTTTTTCAACGACGACAAGTTGGATTTGTTAAATGGGATGAACCATATGAAACTTATGAAGATATGGATCtggatttatcaatattacaTGGATCAGGAGAAGATCCTATTGTTAAATTACTGGGAGAAACTAAATTAAAAGGTCCATTTGGGGTATTTAAAGGTGAACCTCCACTACGGCATAAAGTTATATCACAAGAATCACCAttgaaatttaaaaaacggaaattaaacaatagTCATaacaattccaattccaattctaattctaattccAATGTCACTGTTGGTGATGTCACTTCTAATAGATCAAACACATATAGTAATGTTTCGAGTCCATCGGTAAATGGACATAGTTTTGTAACTCCAGCATCCAATTTACAGCCTCATGCATATAATTTAGAATCAGGTATGACCCATTCTGATCAACCACAAGATTCACAATGGATTtctaatgaattgaaagatGCTGCTCTTGTGACAGCAGCAGCTTTAGATACACAATTTTTAGATTTAatgttcaattttaataataatgttcCAACAGAAGATACAGGAAATACAGGGAATATTAATACTGCCACCACAAGTACACACACAGACACTCATAACaatagcaacaacaacaacaataacaataacaataacactCATGGTACCACActtgttgatgaatttaataatccggattttttgaatttattatttcatAAAAACCTGCAACTTGTTATAACTacaccacaaccacaagtAGATACAACACCACAATTATCTCATTCAAATAGTAATATATCATTAGCCaatattttaaatcaaGGGTCAAacacaaataataatgactCGATCATGAATCCTACATAttattccaatttttccaattttttctaTAATAATCcttatcaatcaaatgagaatttagaaattgatttacaTGCCAAATCTACTGatcatgatgatgatgaagaagaagaagaacatgatgttgatgatcaTTCTAATGATtctaaattattacaattcattatgaaaattgttaaaaatccaacaaatttaccatttgatttatcattaccatcaaatcaccaacaacatcaaataAGTATCCCCATAAATGCACTTCAAGTTCAACCATTAACAcgatatttattaaattattatgttACTAATGTAGCTGATTTAATGACAGTTATCCCTTTAACTGAAAGTCCTTGGAAAACTATTTATTTCCCTAGAGCATTAATGGCATTAGGTGAATTACTGGCTTTAGGGAAAACTTCAACGGCAAAAAATGCTTTATTAAATGCATTATTGGCAGTACTGGCATTTAATTTACAAAGTAAATTTCCTAAAAATTCTGAACCAATGagattttatttaaatttaggTATTGCCTTAAGAAATCAAGCtagtttatttattaaacaattattacatAACAATAGAAATGgtcataatcatcatagAAATAATGGTATTGAATATTGTATTAATcatgaaaaatataaagatGTTTTATGTGCTGTATTAAGTATGATTAGTGTTGATTTAGTTTGGGGGACAATGCAAGATACTAGAATTTATATAACTTGGTGTGGTAAAGTAATTATAGCAAAAAtgcaaaataaaaaaaagttatCAACTAAAGCAAGTATATTACATCGAATTTTCctgaatttaaaattaattcaagATTCTACTTGTTTAGATATTGATAGTATTaatgaagattttgaaactAATTATGGAATTGGTATTGGTTATGATGTTAGTGGTGATAAATATGTAAGTCATCAGAAGAATGACAACAATCAGGATGATAACCATGGTGATGATAAccatgatgatgatgatgatgatgatgatgatgatatggTTGTTGATCATAATAAAGTAAggaaaacaagaattgattttattgttaataataCATTCACCAATAAGAAACAGACCTCCTCCttttcctcttcctcctcctcaactactactactactactacttcatcttcttctttgtcCACAAGTAAACTGAAAAGTTCAAATACTACATCACCTTCATttgttaataaaaaattgattaatactatgaaaaatgatgaaagtTTTGCCACTGATGCATTATATGGATTACCTTATTCATTGATTGTATTATTTAGTGAAACAGTGGAATTATTACgaacaaaaatttattatcgTGATAATCCCAAGGCAGCAGCAAAAATAGCAACAAAGTTAACCCATCAAGAAGATTTTAATAATCGaattgaagatttaaataaaaaattaaagaacTGGACATTAGATTGGCAATTATATGAACATCAGAATAAAAAGACTCctaccaataataatgataatgataatgataataataatgataatagtTCTGAACCTCAGCATGAATTTTCTTCCGAAAATGGgcaaattattgataatgacaAACATGAATTTGATCATAAATTCTATTCACCAATGCATAAAGCCACTTATCATCATATTATGTCATTTTATCATGGGTTAGTAATATATTTCAATCgattaattaaacaaatttccgcaattaatttacaaaatcaTGTTCGAAAAACTTTACAACATTTAAATGCTatacaaaaattgattgatgataaagaaGCTAATATTATTCCATTATTTTGGCAAGGTTTTATAGCTGGATGTGAAGCAATTTCATTAGATTTACAATTAGCTTTTAAACAATGGGGAGCTGATATAGCTAAATATTTAGGAAGTTATTGGGGGGCTAGACAAATCATGATGGAAGTATGGAGAAGGAAAAGAGCTAATGAAGTGAGAGATGATTGGATTAGTGTTATTCATGATTGGGAAATGAATTTAATGTTAGCATAG
- a CDS encoding inositol phosphoryl transferase, putative (Similar to S. cerevisiae IPT1;~Similar to C. albicans IPT1), with protein sequence MITTTSISSVILTILKPFIFIYQFIYRIYWSGLNQRNIFQLIFNFLINFSPIFIWLLIFKNAGLIPHKLRPKIHVKLAYHLDHYIFETLIGGIINIFGLASSSWLLYRFIYKSKPHNNNSNRNHYQNEINLENYPPNNANDIYSLYKIPQNYEMNIAIDNDNNISSNSSNNSSDIELESFPKELLKPNYNQLPPINFQDQDLDPNSNSNSNLQLDTNNNNNTINEVNPMNNRFAPMVFIPQLTSIEIDQMTQSINNKILNHIHQSKNININNNNNNNNNNKLNLNYSPINSWDFCPSLLLSISWFLLNFVYYLHEPIKLWKDYLAWTSYVLCHITIPIITSIWLYIFHAPGSIKSYSFALGFQNICGVLTHLIFPNAPPWFIHMNGENAMANYDIPGYAAGLIRVDIALGTHLTSNGFHASPIVFGALPSLHSAMAVMTFFFIGYYSRWVIIKFLAFIYVIIQWWATIYLDHHWRLDLLIGLIYSIIWFTLIYKFFIKYQQKKFIMARLNYQFNNDGSTMGMRVFKNTKIQWFFDPFS encoded by the coding sequence AtgataacaacaacatctaTATCATCAGTTATATTAACAATACTTAAAccatttatatttatatatcaatttatttatcgAATTTATTGGTCAGGATTAAATCAACGTaatatatttcaattaattttcaattttttaattaattttagtccaattttcatttggttattaatatttaaaaatgcTGGATTAATTCCTCATAAATTACGTCCTAAAATTCATGTTAAATTAGCTTATCATTTAGatcattatatttttgaaacttTAATTGGAggaattattaatatttttggaTTAGCAAGTCTGAGTTGGTTATTATATcgatttatttataaactGAAACCACACAACAATAACAGTAACAGAAACCATTaccaaaatgaaataaatttagaaaattaTCCTCCTAATAATGCTAATGatatttattcattatataaaataccacaaaattatgaaatgaatattgctattgataatgataataatatcagtagtaatagtagcaataatagtagtgatattgaattagaatcatttcctaaagaattattaaaacctaattataatcaattaccACCAATAAATTTCCAAGATCAAGACTTAGACCCAAACTCAAACTCAAACTCAAACCTTCAACTagatactaataataataataatactattaATGAAGTTAATCCAATGAATAATAGATTTGCTCCTATGGTATTTATCCCACAATTAACTCtgattgaaattgatcaaatgactcaatcaattaataataaaattcttaatcatattcatcaatcaaaaaatattaatattaataataataataataataataataataataaattaaatttgaattattcaCCTATTAATTCATGGGATTTTTGtccatcattattattatctattAGTTggtttttattaaattttgtttattatttacatgaaccaataaaattatGGAAAGATTATTTAGCATGGACAAGTTATGTATTATGTCATATTACTATACCTATAATTACTAGTATTTGGTTATATATTTTCCATGCCCCAGgttcaattaaatcttaTAGTTTTGCTCTtggatttcaaaatatttgtgGAGTTTTAActcatttaatttttccaaatgCTCCTCCTTGGTTTATTCATATGAATGGTGAAAATGCCATGGCAAATTATGATATACCTGGTTATGCAGCAGGATTAATTCGAGTTGATATAGCTTTAGGTACTCATTTAACTTCAAATGGGTTTCATGCTTCTCCAATTGTATTTGGTGCTTTACCTTCATTACATTCAGCAATGGCAGTAAtgacattttttttcattggaTATTATAGTCGTTGGGttataattaaatttttggCATTTATATATGTTATAATTCAATGGTGGGCCACTATTTATTTAGATCATCATTGGAGattagatttattaattggattaatttattctattatttggtttacattaatttataaattttttattaaatatcaacaaaaaaaatttataatggctagattaaattatcaatttaataatgatggtaGTACAATGGGAATGagagttttcaaaaatacTAAAATTCAATGGTTTTTCGATCCTTTTAGTTAA